One part of the Larimichthys crocea isolate SSNF chromosome XIX, L_crocea_2.0, whole genome shotgun sequence genome encodes these proteins:
- the tmem198ab gene encoding transmembrane protein 198, with amino-acid sequence MTTTLETLLAQPDQFQYPEPLNGCEDVRGRYMVVPSVVCSMCCLFGIIYCFFGYRCFKAVMFLTGLMFGSVVIFMLCYKERVLDTQLSVEASVGIGLGIGTLCGLVTMLVRSVGLFMVGLLLGLLVAVATLVGMEELSDSPPRSVWVPLGVLLGLGMLFAVLTLQWQRLFTTLSTAMFGAAVITVALDYFVELFALVLYMYERMKAAPGKPVCWLTWVVLGVWPALTLLGVIVQWKVTAEGYSHTKVIISRQQRRMQVMRIRQRDDRYRKKKKKQQHGSSSHHQAKQLHTEPAYRRKPNPIRRYDTDVLSPSYIQSFRERQVQAQPFPSRMVGGPHAVVDVGYDCGSTTPLTGAAGPSLRV; translated from the exons ATGACGACCACCCTGGAGACGCTGCTGGCCCAGCCAGACCAGTTTCAGTACCCCGAGCCACTGAATGGCTGCGAGGATGTTCGTGGTCGCTACATGGTGGTTCCCTCTGTTGTCTGCTCCATGTGCTGCCTCTTCGGCATCATTTACTGCTTCTTTG GCTATCGCTGCTTCAAAGCGGTGATGTTCCTGACGGGCCTGATGTTTGGCTCCGTCGTCATCTTCATGCTCTGCTACAAGGAGCGCGTTCTGGACACCCAGCTGAGCGTGGAGGCCTCGGTGGGCATCGGCCTCGGCATCGGCACGCTCTGCGGCCTGGTCACCATGCTGGTCCGCAGCGTAGGCCTCTTTATGGTGGGCCTGCTGCTCGGCCTGCTGGTGGCTGTGGCCACCCTGGTGGGCATGGAGGAGCTTTCCGACAGCCCGCCACGCTCCGTCTGGGTGCCCCTGGGCGTGCTGCTTGGCCTGGGCATGCTGTTCGCTGTGCTCACCCTGCAGTGGCAGCGCCTCTTTACCACGTTGTCCACAGCGATGTTTGGTGCAGCAGTCATCACTGTGGCGCTGGACTACTTTGTGGAGCTCTTTGCTCTCGTGCTTTACATGTACGAGCGAATGAAGGCAGCACCTGGAAAGCCTGTGTGCTGGCTGACGTGGGTGGTGCTTGGGGTATGGCCGGCCCTCACCCTACTGGGTGTCATCGTCCAGTGGAAGGTGACTGCTGAAGGATACTCCCATACCAAGG TAATCATCAGCCGGCAGCAAAGGAGGATGCAGGTGATGCGGATTCGTCAGCGGGACGACCGCTAtcgcaagaagaagaagaagcagcaacatggctcctcctcccaccaccaGGCCAAGCAACTTCACACTGAGCCCGCATACCGCCGCAAACCCAACCCTATCCGCCGCTACGACACCGATGTCCTCTCGCCG AGCTACATCCAGAGTTTCAGAGAACGGCAGGTGCAGGCGCAACCCTTCCCGAGCCGAATGGTTGGCGGGCCCCACGCCGTTGTGGATGTGGGCTACGATTGTGGCTCGACTACACCTCTCACTGGAGCTGCTGGACCTTCATTACGGGTCTGa